Proteins from a single region of Erythrobacter sp.:
- a CDS encoding 4-(cytidine 5'-diphospho)-2-C-methyl-D-erythritol kinase: MTLTETAYAKINLALHVRRRREDGYHELETLFAFVDAGDVLTAKPAAQDSVTTLGEFAGGLDNPFDNLVARALTALLRSGGLAVTLEKNLPVAAGLGGGSADAGAVFRIVEALHGLPDGWQAKAAKLGADVPACVLSRTHIGLGTGTEQLAVEDDLAGTPVLLVNPRVPLSTGPVFKAWDQQDRGPLPEGPASRIAREGRNDLEAPAISLCPAIADVLAALAQTNPWLARMSGSGATCFALYDTAEARDAAAAAMPSGWWTMAGLLR, translated from the coding sequence ATGACTCTCACCGAAACCGCCTACGCCAAGATCAACCTCGCGCTGCATGTCCGCAGGCGGCGGGAGGACGGGTATCATGAGCTCGAAACCCTGTTCGCATTCGTCGATGCGGGCGATGTGCTAACGGCGAAGCCCGCCGCGCAGGACAGTGTCACCACGCTGGGCGAATTTGCGGGCGGCCTAGACAATCCCTTCGACAACCTTGTGGCGAGGGCGCTCACCGCGCTGCTGCGCTCTGGAGGCTTGGCGGTGACGCTAGAGAAGAACCTCCCAGTCGCGGCTGGCCTCGGTGGCGGGTCGGCGGATGCGGGGGCGGTGTTCCGGATTGTCGAGGCGCTTCACGGCCTGCCTGATGGTTGGCAGGCCAAGGCGGCGAAGCTCGGCGCTGATGTGCCCGCCTGCGTCCTCAGCCGCACCCATATCGGCCTCGGCACTGGCACCGAGCAGCTTGCGGTGGAGGACGACCTCGCCGGAACTCCTGTCCTGCTGGTCAACCCGCGCGTGCCGCTGTCGACCGGGCCGGTCTTCAAGGCGTGGGATCAGCAGGATCGTGGTCCGCTCCCCGAAGGCCCCGCCAGCCGGATCGCGCGCGAAGGGCGCAATGATCTCGAAGCCCCCGCCATCAGCCTGTGCCCGGCGATCGCCGACGTGCTGGCGGCGCTGGCACAGACCAACCCATGGCTTGCCCGCATGTCCGGCTCGGGCGCGACCTGTTTTGCGCTCTACGACACCGCCGAGGCTCGCGATGCGGCGGCGGCGGCCATGCCGTCCGGCTGGTGGACCATGGCAGGGCTGCTGCGGTGA
- a CDS encoding N-formylglutamate amidohydrolase, which produces MTEAFRQRGTPSPGGIVLVADHASNAVPADITLGIPAHLLHEHIAVDIGTEAIAEILAHEHAIPAHIAAVSRLVCDLNREEAAPGLVPETSDGHRIPGNVGVDREGRLDRFHRPYHTALADWLAQAEPSLILSFHSFTPRLETSDAARPWEVGVLYNQDDRAARIAIPLLEAEGLNVGDNLPYSGRDLNYTMNRHAEAEGRAYLGIELRQDLVQTTETQARWAHILADIAQRVASALR; this is translated from the coding sequence GTGACCGAAGCCTTCCGCCAACGCGGCACGCCATCCCCCGGCGGGATCGTGCTGGTCGCCGACCACGCCTCCAACGCCGTCCCCGCCGACATAACCCTCGGCATCCCCGCGCACCTTCTGCACGAGCACATTGCGGTCGATATCGGCACCGAGGCGATTGCCGAAATCCTCGCCCACGAACACGCAATCCCCGCCCATATTGCCGCCGTGAGCCGTCTCGTCTGCGATCTGAACCGCGAGGAGGCCGCCCCTGGCCTCGTCCCCGAAACGAGCGATGGGCATCGGATCCCAGGCAATGTCGGCGTGGACAGGGAAGGGCGGCTGGACCGGTTCCACCGCCCCTACCACACCGCTCTGGCCGATTGGCTCGCACAAGCGGAGCCCTCGCTGATCCTCTCGTTCCATAGCTTCACCCCGCGCCTCGAAACCTCGGATGCTGCGCGGCCTTGGGAGGTGGGGGTGCTCTACAATCAGGATGATCGCGCCGCGCGCATCGCCATTCCGCTGCTCGAGGCCGAGGGGCTGAATGTGGGCGACAATCTCCCCTATTCAGGCCGCGATCTCAATTACACGATGAACCGTCATGCCGAGGCCGAGGGACGCGCCTATCTCGGCATAGAGCTCAGGCAGGACCTCGTGCAGACCACCGAGACCCAAGCCCGCTGGGCGCACATTTTGGCAGATATTGCGCAAAGGGTTGCGTCGGCGCTTCGCTGA